A stretch of Rhododendron vialii isolate Sample 1 chromosome 4a, ASM3025357v1 DNA encodes these proteins:
- the LOC131321910 gene encoding uncharacterized protein LOC131321910, whose product MATFGGNFLCRTSLGLQGRVLLIPWMKKSSGIRSSIGKANSSSFPVKYIPKKIRSTEKLQTSSTTMKGPKDEVSMNGFEENELSLEVPNERKSSQTEKHQTSSTTIRGPKNKISSNGLDENELRFEVSNGGKSSQRSFVLDKKSQNQNQIRTPFLYFTPDVNQEVGELKSRSTEKLQTSSTTMKGPKDEVIIKGSEGNELSLEVPNERKGSQTEKLPTSSTTIKGPKNKISTNGSDENELRFEVSNGGKSSQRSFVLDKKSQNQNQIQTPLHYSTPDVNQEVGAGIDFDTGLLETECIEEREEVVEELDMYEKNLHTQDVLQVGKTEQDAENLAIELLAMRAYTAVELRKKLLGKRFPLDTVDAVILDFQSRGLINDGLFAETFCQSRWSSSSWGPRRIKQALLQKGVREADAEKAINYVFKDSNSDGEEESTHGLSKTSIDKLLAQASKQWLRGRDATKETRKTRIIRWLQYRGFNWGVVNFIVKKLESQCPP is encoded by the exons ATGGCGACTTTTGGCGGCAACTTCCTCTGCAGAACTTCACTCGGGCTTCAAGGTCGAGTCCTCTTAATTCCCTG GATGAAGAAGAGTAGCGGCATTCGAAGTTCGATTGGCAAAGCCAATAGTTCTTCATTTCCAGTCAAGTACATTCCGAAGAAAATTAGGAGTACTGAAAAGCTTCAGACTTCTTCTACGACTATGAAGGGCCCCAAGGATGAAGTTAGTATGAATGGATTCGAAGAAAATGAGTTGAGTTTGGAGGTTCCAAACGAAAGGAAGAGTTCACAGACTGAAAAGCATCAGACTTCTTCAACAACTATTAGGggtccaaaaaataaaataagtagtAATGGGTTGGATGAAAATGAATTGAGGTTTGAGGTTTCAAATGGTGGGAAGAGTTCACAGAGAAGCTTTGTTTTGGATAAGAAGtcacaaaatcaaaatcagaTTCGAACACCCTTTCTTTACTTCACCCCTGATGTCAATCAAG AAGTGGGAGAACTGAAAAGTAGGAGTACTGAAAAGCTTCAGACTTCTTCTACAACTATGAAGGGTCCCAAGGATGAAGTTATTATTAAGGGATCCGAAGGAAATGAGTTGAGTTTGGAGGTTCCAAACGAAAGGAAGGGTTCACAGACTGAAAAGCTTCCGACTTCTTCGACAACTATTAAGGgtcccaaaaataaaataagtactaatGGGTCGGACGAAAATGAATTGAGGTTTGAGGTTTCAAATGGTGGGAAGAGTTCACAGAGAAGCTTTGTTTTGGATAAGAAGtcacaaaatcaaaatcagaTTCAAACACCCCTTCATTACTCTACCCCTGATGTCAATCAAG AAGTGGGAGCAGGCATTGATTTTGATACGGGATTGCTGGAGACTGAATGCATTGAAGAGCGCGAGGAGGTTGTGGAGGAATTGGATATGTATGAGAAGAACCTTCACACACAAGATGTGTTGCAAGTTGGTAAAACTGAACAAGATGCAGAGAATTTGGCTATTGAATTACTTGCGATGAG AGCCTATACAGCTGTTGAGTTGAGAAAGAAACTGCTAGGGAAAAGATTTCCTCTTGATACGGTTGATGCAGTGATATTGGACTTCCAGAGCAG GGGTTTGATCAACGATGGCTTGTTTGCCGAAACATTTTGCCAGTCCAGGTGGTCTTCCTCTAGTTGGGGACCAAGGCGGATTAAGCAA GCATTGCTCCAGAAAGGGGTAAGGGAAGCTGACGCAGAGAAGGCAATAAACTACGTTTTTAAGGATAGTAATTCTGATGGAGAGGAAGAATCCACGCACGGCTTGTCTAAAACCTCAATAGATAAGTTACTTGCTCAGGCCTCAAAGCAGTGGCTCCGGGGTCGGGATGCCACCAAAGAAACTCGCAAAACAAGGATTATTAGGTGGCTTCAGTATCGCGGCTTCAACTGGGGTGTCGTTAACTTTATCGTGAAGAAGTTAGAATCTCAGTGCCCCCCTTGA